The Brassica napus cultivar Da-Ae chromosome A2 unlocalized genomic scaffold, Da-Ae chrA02_Random_20, whole genome shotgun sequence region GATTTTATTTTGCCTTATTTTAGCCGGCTAATAATATCAAATCATATAGTTGATATGTAAATTAACACGTTAAATgtggttttttatatttttcataaattagCATGATTATATTGTGATTTATCCGGATACTTTACATATTGACTAATGTTTTGAGTTAAAATTACCTGCTATTGGATGTGGTTTTGATGGTTATGTCAATTCgtaaatgataatatttaaaatatagttatgtATGATTGAGCTAAGAATGGCTATGTTCCAATTTGTTCGTTTAACtcttataaaacaaaaagatggtAACCGGATGATAAAAGTGTGAgtccattaaaaaaaattggtttctATTATATTTATCCGGCTAACACTGTTTCTGATAATAAAAGGTTCTCTCAAAATTTACCATGTAATGTACAAACAAATCATGGTCGTCATTAACACTCCTCATTAAGTAAGCTTCAATCGAAATTTGACGATAAcaattaaaactgaaaacaacaaaaaactttCGAATTTTAAAACATGACATACTACTACTCAAAAGGTATTTAATCCAGCTCTCAGCAAGAAGAGCGATCTGGTGAAGACTCATCTTTGAGATTTGAATATCTCTGACCATTCAGGTAACCAGTGGTGATAAGGAGAAACACAATCGGAGGCGGAACACGAGCTCGTGAGTATGGAACCTCTCGTGAGATATTCTCAGAGAAACTTCGACGGGACGACCCAACTGAGAAATGGGCAAACACCCTTGATGGAAACAAAGGAGATTTAGATGAAAGGGTAATGGAGATGAAGGGTAGGAggatgaagagagagagagagagaagagagagagagagagagagaagagagagcgcTTAGAGAGATATAAGATAACTAGAGAGCTCGATAgatgatagagagagagagaatatcgagcttctctctctctatctctctatgTATATTATGATCTGTTTGAGCAGCTATCACTCTCTCGTTTCCATGCATTGTATTGGAGGCCATGGTCAAAGTATTCAGCAACTGTTCTGAGAAAATgatattgaaattgaaattgaaaaacttatagtttttaaatttatacatttttaaactttttttttctggtatatttattattaatcatgcaattaataaaattttaattttaatttaaaaaaaaatattttttctatttctaagAACTCCTTAATTGGAAATCACCATTAGACACAGTATTTTGACTAgaatccttaactattcaaacaaaaacaaataaaaaaaaaaattaatataataatgatAAGGACTCCAAGAAGGAATTCACCATTGCGGATGTTCTAATATATTATAGCCTATAAAAGCGGACAAGACCGAAGTATCAGTTTCATACACATCAGACAACTTCGAATCAAAAAGACAAACAGTCAAACAGATATGTCCGAACCATCTGAAGCCTCTGATCCTTGCGCTCTCATAGGCATCGTAAAGAATCCAGATGGCACCATCACTCGCGAACCCACCAGATTCCCCTGCGTCCCAGCCGAACCTGACCTCTCTCTCTCCAGTCATATCCAAAGACATCATCGTATATCAGACTTCACGTGGATGCGTCTCTACCTCCCCACCGCCGCACTACGTTTGCCTAAACAAAAACTCTCTCTCGTCGTCTACTACCACGGCGGAGGCTTCATCACCGGCAGCGTCGACTTCAAACTCTACGACGACTTCTGCAACCTCATGGCGCGCGTGCTCAACGTGGTCGTCGCGTCACCTTCGTACCGGCTAGCTCCCGAGCACAGACTCCCGGCGGCGTACCACGACGGAGCGGACGCTCTGACGTTTATTAGAAAGTCCGACGACGAGTGGATCAAATCTCACGTCTATCTCTTTAACGTGTTCCTCATGGGGACAGGCTCCGGTGGTAACTTGGCTTACAGTGTCGGACATAGAGTCGCAAATGTACTTGATCCGTTATTACGTATATGTGGATTGATCTTACACACCATCCGTTCTTCGGCGGGGAAGAGCGGTGCGAGTCCAAGATCAGACATGAGAACGATCGTGTTTTTCCGCCTGCTGTCGGAGACCTTTGTTGGGAGCTTTGTCTCCCTGTCGGAGAGAATAGGGACCATGCGTATTCGAATCCGACAATGGGAGATGGACTGGAGGTACTCGGAGCGTTGAAGTGGAAGGTGATGGTgtgtggaggaggaggagatccGATGATAGATAGGCAGAGAGATGTGGCGAAGCtgatgaaggagaagggaatTCATGTGGTGGAGTGTTTTACTGACGGCGATGTTCACGGTGCTGAGCTCGGTGATCCGTCCAAGAGTCAAACTCTGTTTGCTTCCATCAAAAGTTTCATTTCATCTACACCGTATCGTTTTTAAAAGACATCCATAAAATAAGGAGGCTTATACTAGAGGCCCATCCCCTAGCCCAATATTGTAGGCCCATTTAAGGATTACCTTTATGTATTGATTCGtggaaaaattataaataagaaGCCCAAGAGGCTGGCTCTCTCTTTTGTTAGACATGTCTCGTTCTCTTGTAGAACATGGCATGGACATTTCTATACTTCAATGTTGTGAAAGGCCTGTTTAGTGATTTAAACGAGATCTGGTTTCAACTTTTAGAGAAGGCAAATTATACGCATAATTGTTGGATCTCTCCCATCATTATCGGTGTAGATTTTTAGCAAAGACGACATCAAATGAGTTAGTTGTCAATCTTCCGAaatagattttaattatagTCATTAACGCTTTGCTATCTTTTTGTTTGCCTGATATTTGATTTGCCAATCTTCAAATTAGTTTTGAGCATTGAATTTTCTGCGAACTTCTCAACCAATGAAAGAGACGTGCCAACGACTTGTGTACCAGGAAAAGTCTCTTGTTCTCTTGTGTTAGTGCACaaaaagagaaagcaaagagCACTACGTTTTCTCCGGTTGCAATGTCATTGTTTCCTGTAGTTAGTCTCATTCTTTCTCCACTTGAGTTTTGCATTACAATGTTTCATCAAGTAAACTGAGTTAAATCATTCACATcaaatgtaaaaattattttagtgttAACGTAAAACTATGATCTGCTCTGTTATTACTTATTAGTTTGcattttaacaaaacaaaaacattttattaagtttcaaaaaaaaacattttattgacAGTAATTACcttcaaaaaagtttttttttgtcagcccaAATCCTATTTTTACAAATAATTACGAAAACAATGAATTCAATTAAGTAACTTTAGGATCCACTAAACAAAGTATTAGACTATTATCCAAGCTTTTcaagataaaataaattgaaatatttaattgctattttctttttttattgccTATAAAATCGGAGAAGACTGAAGGATTCAGTTTCATACACAACACAAGACTTCGAATAATGTCCGAACCATCTCCAGTCTCTGATCCTTACGCTCACATAGGCATCGTAAAGAACCCAGATGGCTCCATCACTCGCGACCCCACCAGATTCCCGTACGCCTCAGCCACACCTGACCCCTCCCCGGTAAACACCGTCGTATCCAAAGACATCACCGTGAGCCACTCAAACTCCACGTGGATGCGTCTCTACGTCCCCGTTACCGCACTAAACGACGGCGTTTCGTCAAAAAAACTCCCTCTCGTCGTCTACTACCACGGCGGAGGCTTCGTCATCTGCAGCGTCGACTTCAAACCCTTCCACGACTTCTGCAACCGTATGGCGCGTGAGCTCAACGCGGTCGTCGCGTCGCCTTCGTACCGGCTAGCTCCGGAGCACAGACTCCCGGCGGCGTACGACGACGGAGTGGACGCTCTGAGGTTTATTAGAACCTCAGACGAGGAGTGGATCAAGTCTCACGCTGATCTCTCCAACGTGTTCCTCATGGGGACAAGCGCCGGTGGTAACTTGGCCTACAACGTCGGGCTCAGATCCGCCTTGGCGGACCTGAGTCCGTTATGTATCCGTGGACTGGTCTTGCACCATCCGTTCTTCGGCGGCGAGGAGCGGTGCGAGTCCGAGATCAGACTTGAGCACGATCAGGTTTTTCCGCCTACTGCCGGAGACGTTTGCTGGGAGCTTTGTCTCCCTGTCGGAGCTAACCGGGATCATGAGTATTCTAATCTGACGGTGGGAGATGGACCGGTGAATATGGAGATGATCGGACGGTTGGGGTGGAAGGTGGTGGtgagtggaggaggaggagatccGATGATAGATAGGCAGAGAGATGTGGCGAAGTTGATGAAGGAGAAGGGAGTTCATGTGGTGGAGCGTTTTACCGACGGCGATGTTCACGGTGCTGAGCTCGGTGATCCGACCAAGAGTACAACTCTGTTTGCTTCCATCAGAAATCTCATTTACTCTTAGAGGCCAGCCCAATATGTTAGGCCCATTTAAAGGTTACCTTAATGTATTGGTTTGTGGAAAagttataaataagaaaaatattagaaaTCTCTGGTTTTCTCTTGTGGAACTTGGCATCGACATTTCTATTCTCCAATGTTGTGGGAAGGCCTATTTAGTGGTCTGAACTCTGAATAAAGGGTTTATTAATGGTTTTACTTAGTTGATCGTCTTAGAGAAGACAAGTATACAGATTAATAGAGAAAGATTTGTAATGATTATTCAGCATAATACAAAGAGTATTGTTAAGCATGAATTTCATAAAACGATTTAGAGTAATACAGTTATATTTAATTCTCATAAAGTATGTAAattcttataatttttgtaatttttcttatcatttataataatatgattGTACTCCAATGTTCCACACTTGGACGAACAAGGGCGCAAATGGATGCTCCTTTGGAGACCACTTACTTGTATAATGAGTTTATAAGTTATTTGAAGGGTTTTGAAAACAGATTGTATTCTCTCTTTTATACAGCCAGATTGTATTCTCTTGTTAATTGTGtaagtattaaaattataaaataatattacaaatgaTCTCCTCAGACTAtatgattataaatatataaacgtAATGTATTATATTTAAGGAGTTGTTAAGGAGTTGCGTAAACTTCAAAAGCGAGAACAAGTGCAAAGAAGATTTGGTCGCGGTGGTGGCCAAGGCGGAAGTCGGTTAGGTCGTGGAGGAGGTGGGGGTAGATTtggtggcggtggtggtggtgacagAGGCCACCGATGAACACAACTCTATAGTTTCACTACTATTACTGCTTTCTTGCTGTGGATAAATCtgttatttgttttcttgttttcttcttttgaacAACTCAAGGGactcttttgttttttccaCTAATTTGTGTAATATAATGATGATAAAATTATGAATTCATCAGCTACACTTTCTTCGTAGTGAATGATTTCATATGGTATAATTATAGTTAAATTGCTCTCCATTTCAACTGTTGGTAAAATGGTAACCTGATCAGCAGAATGCTTGTGGAATTGATGTGATCTGTGTGAACATAATGTATCTTGCAAGTTTGGACTAGTCAATGAAGGACAAAAGTTACCTACCGTTTATGTATTCTTGCAAATTCTCCATTCTTTTTAGTCCTCTTCGGAACTACGGTAGGCGCTACTCTAACTCGAACTAACCCCATACCTAGCGAATTACCGAAATATCAGTAATATTCGAAGATTACGTGGGGtctaattttaaatacaatttaatatatttataatatatttagataattttaaatatgatgacacatattcttagacataattatataatttatatatataaatttaaacaactTCTTTTTAATTAGTCGAATATCTAGATTATGGTGTGTTTGGTACgaaaaaattcttaaatgaagtaattatgtgtttgttttgagtttgatagataattataattatttagtaatGAATCATTACAAAAAATCTGTcaataatgattaaaaataattaaccgTGTTTCAACTTTATATAGACGGAAAAAAAAttaggcggtctaggcggaaTTAGGCGGAAATTAAGCGGTCAACGCAGAAATTAGACGGTGTTACGTGGGTCAACGCGTATCAACGCCTAGCTACACTGATTTGGGCATATTCACCGCGGTCAAACTCCGAACAACTACTAAACGACCGCGTTTTTGAACAGGGCTTTTTAGTATAGCCGGTAATTCTTCTGTGTGCTTGAATTTAAACACAATTCTATATATAagcgtaaattttttttttttatcaaaatgcGTAAACTCTTATATATATGCGCAAATCTAAGGGTAGATTAAGGCTTTCTTATATTTGCCTGATATATGATTTTTCCAAACTTCAATTAGTTTTGTGCATTGAATTTTTCTGCGACTTCTCAACCAATGAAAGAGACTTTGTGAACCCATAAAATGTCTCTTGTTTTagtgcacaaaaaaaagaaagcacaGAGGACTAAGTCATTGTCGTTGGTTAGTCTCATTCTTTCTCCAATTCAGTTACATTACAATATTTCCATCAAGTAAGTTGTGCTAAATCATTAACATTAGTCTCATCTTTCTCCAATTCAGTAACATTACAATATTTCATCAAGTAAATTGTGTTAAATCATTCACATTAGTCTCATTCTCTCTCCATTTCAGCTACATTACAGTAAGAAAATTGTGTTAAATAATTcacatcaaatatataaatgataacAGTGTTAATTAACGTAAAACTATGATATGTTCTGTTGTTGTTAGTTTGCATTTTAACAAAatgtaaacatttttttacTGTAATTAACCTTCAAAAGAGTTCTTTCTCAACACAAATCCAATTTTATAGTAGTTACGACACCAAAGAATTCAGTTAGGAGGTAACTTTTTCGGATCCAACAAAGTACTTTGTTTAGACTATTATTCAAGCTTTTCAAGCAAAAAGTCAAATTTTACACCgtaattcaataaaaattatacacaTATTCAAGCTTttcatgaataaaataatattcaaataatttaattactaataatattatagccTATAAAAGCAGACAAGAATGAGGTATCATTAACTCCGGTCTCTTACCCGatgttcttaactcatgatttgatacttttttaattttttgtttttttttatatttttcggcTAAAAGACGacttttatatctcttattcAAAAGACgattcttaacttttcttagctaaaatctaagaaaaaaaaaaatcgtgtcTTAGCCGAAACTAAGAACCCCAGTTAATAAACCGGGGTTAAAGATGGTCTAGTATCAGTTTCATACACAACAGAAGACTTCGAATCCAAAAGACATCAGATATGTCCGAACCATCTCCTGATCCTTGCCCTCTCATAGGCATCGTTAAGAATCCAAATGGCTCCATCACTCGCGACTCTACCAGATTCCCACGCGTCCCCGCCACACCTGTTCCGTCTCCGCAAAACCCCTTCGTCGTAACCAAAGACATCACCGTACGCCATTCAAACTCCACGTGGATGCGTCTCTACGTCCCCACTACCGCACTAGGTTCATCTCAGAACCCCCTCTCGTTGTCTTTTACCACGGCGGAGGTTTCATTGTCTGCAGCGTCGACTTCACACACTCTACGACGACTTCTGCAACCTCATGGCGCGTGAGCTCAACGTGGTCGTCGCGTCCCCTTCGTACCGTCTAGCTCCCGAGCACAGACTCCCGGCGGCTTACGTCGACGGACTCGACGCTCTGAGGTTTATTAGAATGTCCGAAGACGAGTGGATCAAATCTCACGTCGATCTCTCCAACGCGTACCTCATGGGGACAAGTACCGGGGTAACTTGGCTTACAACGTTCGCGGATTATTGTGGATTGATCTTACACCATGTTAGATTTGAGTTTAATTATGGGTTTCCAATGATTTAtccctttatatatttttaatgtccCTTAGAATTTCTTATGTTGGATATATATCCCTAATACACCATCTGTTTGCGGCCAAGAGCGGTGCGAGTGGGAGATCAGACACGAGAACACGATCATGTTTTTCCGCCTACTGTCGGAGACCTTTGCTGGGAGCTTTGTCTCCCTGTGGGAGCTAACCGGGATCACGAGTATTCGAATCAGACGGTGGGAGATGGATCACGGGATCATGAGGAAAAATCCAACGGTTGGGATGGAAGGTGATGGTGTGTGGAGGAGGAGATCCGATGGTAGATAGGCAGAGAGGTGTGGCGAATTTGTTTAAGGAGAAGGGAGTTGATGTGGTGGAGCGTTTCACCGACGACGGTGTTTACGGTGCTGCCGAGCTCGGTGCCGTCCAAGAGCCAAGCTCTGCTTGCTTCCATCAGAAATTTGATTTCCTCCCCTGCACCGttacatttttctttaaaatccaTACCATTAAGAAGGCCAAATTGCTGATGACCCTTAAGATTGAAGTGTTTAGACCAGCTCAATAACCCATTGATATATTACCTTCATGTATTGGTTTGTGTaagattatataaatatgattaatagTGGAGGCTCTCTCTTGTCTTACACATCTCTTGCTTTCTCTTTTGACATCTCAGAGTCTTATATTGGATGTATACATCTTAGAGTCAGCCCTGCATGGACATTATGTTCCATTAATGTTCCACCTTTTGACGCATTAGGGCATACAGATGCTTCTTTGGAGACCATTTACCTGTATAGTGAGCTATAGGAAGCTAATTGAAGGGTTTTGAATATAAGATGGTATTCTCTTATTAGTTGTGTAAGGATTAAAATCATAAGATAATATTACAAATCATTAACTCGCAATTTATTGAAGAATTTTACAGATTTGATGATGAAAatacaaacataaaatattatattgttttggttAAAGAACATATAAGATAATGTTATTTGCAGTGCTTCTCTGGCAAACCGATGACTAAATCAGTTTCTACTTCCAAATTAAGATCTATGACTCTGAATTTCTCTTGTTGATCAGTCGACCCTCTCCATGGTTCTAAAACAGTCTGTTCATAACATAGATTGCATTGGAGTCAACCACACAAAGATAGcatcatatataatttttttctacatTTGAATAAATTGTAAGCAAAACTAGGTGAAAAAATCtcacttttgtttttgaaatgggctatatatatatatataatatgaatcgGAAAGAGAGATGAATTACCTTTTGATGTAACCGGACGTTCTCTTCTAACAATTGTTTCTCCTGAAACGAAGCCATGTTATCTCACATTTATAGAGAATGCTAATAAGCAAAACtattaacatatataacatATTGCATTGCACCTTTGCTTTTAGCTTCTCCAATTGCTCCCTGACAATTGCGCCTATAACCATTCCAACTATTTTCATTACCATGATAAAAACACTAATACAGAAATTACACACAAGTCTGGAACGATGTTGATAAAGTTATTGACATATGTCGCTAAATCACCGCAAAAAATTCCGTGTCCAAGTTGTTATTTGTAAATGAGGTTAATAACTCATAGCTACACGGTTGAGATGGGAAATTATTAATTTCAacatgcatgtatatatatatatatttgcattgTGGCATCATCATTCATATATACcaatatatattgatgaaaacaTACCTTTTTTGCTCGGACCTTGGCCAAACTTCTTTGGAGTTGACTATCAATTTCTTGAAGCTCTTCTAGAGAACACGAAGCAAGTTCTTGACCCAGTAGCTTCCTATACACACGCAAAAGAGAGTGTATGATTGCATAATTTTGTTAAAACTCTATTAACGTAAATTAATGCTAATAGCATTACAAGTGAAAATAAACAATCAAAAAGGTGGCAACATAAGGAAAAACAAAGGCTAAGACATGATACCGCTTGTGAAATTCAAGGAGTTCAATCTTTGTGATCATGTGGCTTGCTTCTTCCTTTAATCGCTACATAACGCCAACAGCATGAAACCATAGGACGCAATAGAAGTAAAAcaacatcaatatataattttttttaatttacggCCAATATAAACTGTTTTAACAGTTAGATCAGCGttttgatgttaaaaaaaactGTTGAACAATCTTTGTCCCATCGATTCTGTATATGTACACACTGTTGAACATATCTACATTGTACAAACTGCTGACATATCACAAGATTTGGTTTTGGTAGGgcatgagaaaaaaatcaatatcatTAAACCATGTAAATATCTATGACATAATATAGACCAAAATAGTTTGGTAACAAACCTGGACGTAAATTTCTGAGTCATGGTTGTTGGTTTCATGATCTTTTGTGTACTTGCGGTAACGTTCGATCGTCTTCCACATGCTGATGATCAAACATAGACAAATTATAGAATCCACAGATCTATATATCTCGCTTAAAAAAGATATGTAATTAAATCTGAGGTTTAAATATAAGACGTGCATCTTCTagcaacaaaatattaaaatgtagtttatttgatttttaagtaAAGATTCACCTCCAGATCTCTCAAAGTTGTACGTACTACAATGTCTTTTGACTGCTGGTTAATAGCATCTATATAGCTAACTATAAACCCATCCCATTCGAATTCATCATCATGCCTTTTCTTATAATGTCTAAATCGATGAACtcctttttgcaattttggccaAAATCAAATAATTGAATCTAGAATCTCTAATCTATATGAAAAACTATAATTGACAACATCTGCTAGCATAGAGAAAAACAACCACGTTTAACGTTATACATCTACTTGGATATATTACAGCACAAAGCTTTGATTGGTTTCTTCTTAGATGTAATAATTAGTATTAGTCCAAGAaatacatgatatatatatatatatatatatagacaggGGAAATCTATGTATAAACTGCACATCCGAATCAAatgaaaagagcacacataatTAAGTCATATGGCTACAAGTGGAGCCCAAATAAAGATACAACGAAACCAAAACTATAGTACGCAACCTAATAGgggcaagaaaaaaaataaacatatttataattttatattatcaatatatatatggatgGGTAAAAAATTGTACAAGTTGGTACGGATATCACACTAAATAACCATCTAAATTATAGTCTTAATCCATTAGAGCTAGTTCCAATGTTGTTTTATGTTCataatttcaataaaattttgGAAACCCTAGACATACACACTATAGttaattagacaaaaaaaagttcagGTAGATCAGAAAATGTGAGTTTGTATATATTTCTCAATAAGTgactattatataaatatagaaaatgaaatcatattattataggaagagagaagaagtaAATCTTTAGGCTTCAGACAAGGATCGAATCTCATCAAGTAACAAATCTAAGATAGTAGCTTTATTCAATTACGATTCAGAAAAATTCAGACCAGACACATAACCTAAAAAGCCTAATTAACCAAATAAAAAGTACAGAAATAGTAAAAGAAAGTAAATTCAAGGATAAAGAAGACATACTCAGAGTTGAAAATTCGTAAAGCCTTCCTCTCTGAGAGAAAACAATGAGAGAAACTTGAGCATCACAGAGTACTGAGAGCTCATAAGCTTTCTTCAGCAAACCATTTCTTCTTTTTGAGAAAGTCACTTGTCTACTCGTCGCGTTTTCTATTTTCTTCATCTCTATCTTTCCCTCTcaccatttttcttcttttgactttttttcttctttttattcctGGCAAAGATCGGTAAAAAAGATTGGAACCTTAAACCAGCCAATGACCAGTTAACATAACCAGAGTcataaaagagagagaaggatctcaccgaagagagagaaagatcaAGTGTCGgcagagaaaatgaagaagagatAAGCTAATATATAgtgaagaaaattttaatttaagacTAAGATATCTCAGGAAAtggtaaattttaaagataCGTGGATAAATTAAAGGAAGACATCAAAGTTGAGGAGGAGAAGCAAGAGCTGAAACTcaacaaaaatggaaagagaaaaaggaaaactgggaACTTTTAGGAACCCTAGAATGATTTGTGAGGAAAGGAAAGGGCAAATTTCTCAATGTTTTACTAATTTCTTTTGGTATGGGTCACAATGAAATAAtgttattttcatttctttttatttttgataataataaaTTGTCAATTATGTATAGAATATTTCGATTTTCTGTCCATATCTTCTCCTCACCACATAGTCGAATAATTAGATGCCAATAAAGAAGAAACAGGATAattcttgttttctttcatcGGTCTGAAAAAACAACcagattttctttaaaataattcatatatttgttGTGAGGGAATAACACTTATTGTTGTGCACCAATTATAGTATTtcaacttttgataaaacattgaGAAAGACGATTGAGGCATGTATTGTTGAGCgaagcccccccccccccccccggccCTGTATTGAAATGTGGCGGATGAGATCTCGGTCACGATTGACTCTCTCCGAATTAGAATACTTGGGTGGGTAGGCGTCGCGGTTAAGAAGGTGTGGAGTCGAAGAGCTCCGGTGTGGTTCGGTGAAACGGTGGTGTTCTTCCGGTGATAGTCGAGGCAGATGTTGATGCGGCGGTTCGCGAAGGAATGCGGCCGACTCAATTGCACTCTTGGGTCTAGGGCCGTTCTTGGGCTTGCGCTTTGTTAGTGGTGTTTTAGTGGGCCGTAATAGAGTTGGGCTTGTAATCGTGTTGGGCTTTGGGCCTTTATTAATAAACTTTGACGGGAAAAAAAAAGACGATTGAGGCATTTCAAAATGTTATTAGAATAAGGGCCGTACGAAATAaactatttaaatataaaaatatagaagtaTTAGGAAAGATCCATATGCCTTGTGCCTTATAGTCGTCGAAAAAACATATTCATTACCCTGTTTTGGTTAATTTTAACGAGGCAAGAAAGACGAATATCTGAAAGTCACTAAATTAGGAAATTTTGGGAGAGAGAATCTGAGAAAGAGTGAGGAGATGTGAGgaatatttgaaaaaagaaaaggttTGTGCCTGGACTTTTTACTACAGTATGTCCTGGTTAAAGAACAAAAATActtagatattatatatatatatatatatatcacccaaaaataatcttaaatatcccctatatattaattgagaaacattacaacttcttttgtATTTATGTGTCATCACaaagatgatttttagaatcactaa contains the following coding sequences:
- the LOC125593990 gene encoding probable carboxylesterase 120, translating into MSEPSPVSDPYAHIGIVKNPDGSITRDPTRFPYASATPDPSPVNTVVSKDITVSHSNSTWMRLYVPVTALNDGVSSKKLPLVVYYHGGGFVICSVDFKPFHDFCNRMARELNAVVASPSYRLAPEHRLPAAYDDGVDALRFIRTSDEEWIKSHADLSNVFLMGTSAGGNLAYNVGLRSALADLSPLCIRGLVLHHPFFGGEERCESEIRLEHDQVFPPTAGDVCWELCLPVGANRDHEYSNLTVGDGPVNMEMIGRLGWKVVVSGGGGDPMIDRQRDVAKLMKEKGVHVVERFTDGDVHGAELGDPTKSTTLFASIRNLIYS
- the LOC125593991 gene encoding MADS-box protein AGL42-like; the protein is MHVLYLNLRFNYISFLSEIYRSVDSIICLCLIISMWKTIERYRKYTKDHETNNHDSEIYVQRLKEEASHMITKIELLEFHKRKLLGQELASCSLEELQEIDSQLQRSLAKVRAKKVCAIVREQLEKLKAKEKQLLEENVRLHQKTVLEPWRGSTDQQEKFRVIDLNLEVETDLVIGLPEKHCK